The Apis cerana isolate GH-2021 linkage group LG12, AcerK_1.0, whole genome shotgun sequence genome window below encodes:
- the LOC107998869 gene encoding histone-lysine N-methyltransferase eggless has product MEVIELVSDDEALEDNTKKESRTSKICNTNCINFQCSSGFDMKLAPSFACAFYGVNTEKKKMRMICRQCFNAALEHQKQLVTAFVDHKPLLKCEFPDHTMEVEISDSDDSDDDKKKDTCDEEKYLPEHMLMDIEEMLDSTLNDIFKKYDVDYQIKQAHNILKNQWNKIDEQNEILDKTVKNLMRTMDTLRNTLYDEFRPQIQMLQELQIDDGYLDNISYPLVATKKVTQVKVPPSSILQDNQPEILPIEQDNRQVIVLDLPPIGPIVRAQIDVDSIVYIMKHPLMPWVKGKVQTVHIKTPLHCRVKLLQKKYNSVIKTVSGKQIAATVISQVIIPVGTRVVAIFKDVSSNFYSGVIAEPPKATNKYRYLIFFDDGYAQYVVHKDIYLVAESSSKVWEDVPNESRDFVKKYIETYPERPMVKLQTGQVVKTEWNGKWWIARVVQVDASLVQMHFDADGRTEWIYRGSARLGPLYIELLKANARQQGHHASVNSPSRHRLPAVSNKNNLPYVEYTSNIESEEERLSQLEKEQNTVNEITNTITSAPQQSRAVARKSTSKKQNIVDTSPYTPTTETKPSHSIVYYQTQNKIQTKKFVPHKCGPQCVQGISFTPDDLKGYSPLSIPLLCGWNRQLCKYPKGKKITLYQAPCGIRLRNMEELHQYLRKTGSPMSVDLFDFDYWVHCLAEFVLDKCFINIKDLSYGVENVPIPCVNELDHTQPDTIRYSTQREPTEGVNLNLDPNFLCSCDCEDDCQDKTKCQCWQLTIQGATLGGRVPNTSVGYVYKRLPEPVTTGIYECNSGCKCAVKTCLNRVVQHPLTLKLQVFKTAPRGWGIRCLNDIPLGSFICIYAGRLLTEQGANEGGKNYGDEYLAELDYVEVVEGIKEGYESDVLEPEMPLSTPEDKKKSMTSDDEDNSKANANDSDEDFNISKYVNFNVDSTEPSSIRKRLRKRKRDDINQDGSEENSEDGSATKISENIMKTSINENRSNDQDAITISDEEENRSGRREPSRFEPTVEPTQIERPKFKSVRDFFGEDEAVYIMDAKTTGNIGRYLNHSCDPNVFVQNVFVDTHDVRFPWVAFFALNYIRAGQELTWNYSYDVGSIPGKVIICKCGASNCRGRLL; this is encoded by the exons ATGGAAGTTATTGAACTTGTTTCGGATGATGAAGCATTAGAAGATaacacaaaaaaagaaagtagaacttcaaaaatttgcaacactaattgtataaattttcaatgttctTCTGGATTTGATATGAAATTAGCACCTTCTTTTGCATGTGCTTTTTATGGTGTAAacacagaaaaaaagaaaatgcgtATGATATGTAGACAATGTTTTAATGCTGCTTTAGAACATCAAAag caaTTAGTCACAGCTTTTGTAGATCATAAGCCATTGTTAAAATGTGAATTTCCGGATCATACAATGGAGGTAGAAATTTCTGATAGTGATGATTCAgatgatgataaaaagaaagatacatGTGATGAag aaaaatatttgccgGAACATATGCTTATGGATATAGAAGAAATGTTAGATAGCAcattgaatgatatttttaaaaaatatgatgttgattatcaaattaagcaagcacataatatattaaagaaccaatggaataaaatagatg aacaaaatgaaattttggatAAGacagtgaaaaatttaatgcgtACCATGGATACATTACGTAATACTTTATATGATGAATTTAGACCACAAATTCAAATGCTTCAAGAACTTCAAATAGATGATGGCTATTtggataatatttcttatccaTTAGTGGCAACAAAAAAAGTTACACAAGTGAAAGTTCCCCCTTCTTCAATATTACAAGATAATCAACCAGAGATTTTACCAATTGAACAAGATAATAGACAAGTTATAGTTTTGGATTTACCTCCAATTGGTCCAATTGTAAGAGCACAAATAGATGTAGATagcattgtatatattatgaaacatcCACTTATGCCATGGGTTAAAGGAAag gTTCAAACAGTACATATAAAGACTCCTTTGCATTGTCGTGTAAAGTTATTACAAAAGAAGTATAATTCTGTTATTAAGACTGTTTCTGGCAAGCAAATTGCAGCTACTGTAATTAGTCAAGTAATAATTCCAGTTGGTACACGAGTAGttgcaatatttaaagatgtttctagtaatttttatagtgGAGTTATAGCTGAACCGCCAAAAGCTACAAATAAGTATag atatttgatattctttgATGATGGATATGCTCAATATGTTGTGcacaaagatatttatttagtcGCAGAAAGTTCCTCTAAAGTTTGGGAAGATGTACCTAATGAATCTCgtgattttgtaaaaaaatatattgaaacatatcCTGAAAGACCAATGGTAAAACTGCAAACAGGACAAGTTGTAAAAACagaatggaatggaaaatgGTGGATTGCAAGAGTTGTTCAAGTTGATGCAAGTTTAGTACAAATGCATTTTGACGCTGATGGAAGAACAGAATGGATCTATAGAGGATCTGCTAGATTAGGTCCTTTATATATCGAACTTTTGAAAGCTAATGCTAGACAACAAGGTCATCATGCATCTGTCAATTCTCCTAGTCGTCATCGATTGCCTGCTGTTTCTAAT aaaaataatttaccatATGTAGAATATACATCTAATATAGAATCCGAAGAAGAAAGACTTTctcaattagaaaaagaacaaaatacaGTAAACGAAATaacaaatacaattacaaGTGCACCACAACAGTCACGTGCTGTTGCTAGAAAAAGTACtagtaaaaaacaaaatattgtagATACAAGTCCATATACACCTACAACAGAAACAAAACCTTCTCATAGTATAGTT tattatcaAACacagaataaaattcaaacaaaaaaatttgttccacATAAATGTGGTCCTCAGTGTGTTCAAGGAATATCTTTTACACCTGATGATTTAAAAGGTTATTCACCTCTTTCAATACCATTACTTTGTGGTTGGAATAGACAACTTTGTAAATATCCAAAAGGCAAAAAAATTACGTTATATCAAGCACCATGTGGTATTAGATTACGAAACATGGAAGAATTACATCAATATCTTCGTAAAACAGGTAGTCCAATGTCAGtcgatttatttgattttgattattggGTACATTGTTTAGCAGAATTTGTCTtggataaatgttttattaatataaag gatCTTAGTTATGGTGTAGAAAATGTACCAATACCATGTGTTAATGAATTAGATCATACTCAACCAGATACAATTAGATATAGCACTCAAAGAGAACCAACAGAAGGAGTTAATCTTAATTTAGATCCAAATTTCTTATGTAGCTGCGATTGTGAAGACGATTgccaa gataaaacaaaatgtcAATGTTGGCAATTAACGATACAAGGTGCTACTCTCGGAGGAAGAGTACCAAATACATCTGTTGGTTATGTATATAAACGTTTACCAGAACCAGTTACTACTGGAATTTATGAATGCAATTCTGGATGTAAATGTGCTGTAAAAACTTGTTTGAATAGAGTAGTACAACAtccattaacattaaaattacaagTGTTCAAAACAGCTCCTCGAGGTTGGGGTATACGATGTTTAAATGATATTCCTCTTGGatcttttatttgtatatatgctGGTAGATTACTTACTGaacag GGAGCTAATGAAGGTGGTAAAAATTATGGTGATGAATATTTAGCAGAATTGGATTATGTGGAAGTAGTAGAAGGTATTAAAGAAGGCTATGAAAGTGATGTTTTAGAGCCAGAAATGCCATTATCTACTccagaagataaaaaaaaatctatgacGAGTGATGATGAGGATAATTCTAAAGCAAATGCAAATGATTCCGACGAAGATTTCAATATtagtaaatatgtaaattttaatgttgatTCTACAGAACCCTCCTCTATTAG aaaaagactAAGAAAGCGAAAACGAGATGATATCAATCAAGATGGATCTGAAGAAAATAGCGAAGATGGAAGTGCTACTAAAATTTCCGAAAACATTATGAAAACTTCTATTAATGAAAATCGTTCAAACGATCAAGACGCGATTACTATAagtgatgaagaagaaaatagaagtGGTAGACGTGAACCAAGTAGATTTGAGCCAACAGTCGAACCAACACAAATTGAAAGACCTAAATTTAAATCAGTAAGAGATTTCTTTGGAGAAGATGAGGCTGTTTATATAATGGATGCAAAAACAACTGGAAATATCGGACGTTACTTAAAT caTTCATGCGATCCAAACGTTTTTGTGCAAAATGTATTTGTTGATACACATGATGTAAGATTTCCATGGGTAGCATTTTttgctttaaattatataagagcAGGTCAAGAATTAACATGGAATTATAGTTATGACGTTGGAAGCATACCGGGTAAAGTTATCATTTGCAAGTGTGGTGCATCTAATTGTAGAGGTcgacttttataa